The Drosophila biarmipes strain raj3 chromosome 2L, RU_DBia_V1.1, whole genome shotgun sequence genome has a window encoding:
- the LOC108033999 gene encoding proteasome maturation protein has product MYQPSLKVQPSEVSVLNATGRVGMPTEANCLNQLAHVHRLRDSELNYNEHQYNLNMQMLRNREGLGVPLKMGMERFAARQVGRLPFLQSSNFMDDVLTGRVDSIGFEDFMNLPEYSEQMRQPHAVVEKSLGIHL; this is encoded by the exons ATG TACCAGCCTTCCCTGAAAGTGCAGCCCTCGGAGGTGTCCGTACTGAATGCCACCGGCCGTGTGGGAATGCCCACGGAGGCCAATTGCCTCAACCAACTGGCCCACGTCCACCGGCTGCGCGACTCGGAGCTCAACTACAACGAGCACCAGTACAACCTCAACATGCAGATGCTGCGCAACCGCGAGGGACTCGGCGTGCCCCTCAAAATGGGAATGGAGCGCTTCGCCGCCCGCCAGGTGGGCCGCCTGCCCTTCTTGCAGTCCAG CAACTTCATGGACGATGTGCTGACTGGCCGCGTTGACTCCATCGGTTTCGAGGACTTCATGAATCTTCCGGAGTACAGCGAGCAAATGCGTCAGCCCCACGCTGTCGTCGAGAAATCCCTCGGAATTCACCTGTAA